The Streptomyces camelliae genome window below encodes:
- a CDS encoding SGNH/GDSL hydrolase family protein, with protein sequence MPKPALRRVIAATSALAGALALGLTAAPAQAATPLNYAALGDSYSAASGVLPVDLGNLLCLRSTANYPHVIAARTGARLTDVTCGAAQTKDFTASQYPGVAPQADAVTADTDLVTLTIGGNDNGTFINAILDCGTAGILSGGKGSPCKDTYGTSFDDAIDTNTYPALKSALSAVRAKAPNARVAVLGYPWITPATADPSCFAQLPIAEGDVPYLHALQAHLNAVVERAAEETGATYVDFSQVSAGHDACQALGTRWIEPLLFGTNIVPVHPDALGEQRMAEHTMSVLGLG encoded by the coding sequence ATGCCCAAGCCTGCCCTGCGCCGTGTCATCGCCGCGACCTCCGCACTCGCCGGGGCGCTGGCCCTCGGCCTCACCGCCGCGCCCGCCCAGGCCGCGACCCCCCTGAACTACGCCGCCCTCGGCGACAGTTACAGCGCCGCGTCCGGAGTCCTTCCCGTCGACCTCGGCAACCTGCTGTGCCTGCGCTCCACGGCCAACTACCCCCACGTCATCGCCGCCCGCACCGGCGCCCGGCTGACGGACGTCACCTGCGGGGCCGCCCAGACCAAGGACTTCACCGCGTCCCAGTACCCCGGGGTCGCCCCGCAGGCGGACGCCGTCACCGCGGACACCGACCTGGTGACCCTGACCATCGGCGGCAACGACAACGGCACCTTCATCAACGCCATCCTGGACTGCGGCACCGCGGGGATCCTCAGCGGCGGCAAGGGCAGCCCCTGCAAGGACACGTACGGCACGTCCTTCGACGACGCGATCGACACGAACACCTACCCCGCGCTGAAGAGCGCGCTGAGCGCCGTACGGGCCAAAGCGCCCAACGCCCGGGTGGCGGTGCTCGGTTACCCGTGGATCACGCCCGCCACGGCCGACCCGTCCTGCTTCGCCCAGCTGCCGATCGCCGAAGGCGACGTGCCGTACCTGCACGCCCTGCAGGCCCACCTCAACGCCGTCGTCGAGCGCGCCGCCGAGGAGACCGGGGCCACGTACGTGGACTTCTCCCAGGTTTCCGCGGGGCACGACGCGTGCCAGGCGCTCGGCACCCGGTGGATCGAGCCGCTCCTCTTCGGGACGAACATCGTCCCCGTGCACCCCGACGCGCTCGGCGAGCAGCGCATGGCCGAGCACACGATGAGCGTGCTCGGCCTCGGCTGA
- a CDS encoding SDR family NAD(P)-dependent oxidoreductase: MSPAHGRRLAAMENNTQTVGTSASAAPGLLAGKVAFVTGAGRGIGAAAARLFAREGARVLLAARTEAQLKAVTEEIRAAGGTADFVVCDLAEPESVRAAVDRAVGLHGRLDIAFNNGATIQRPGPLDELPEADFDHVYTVNLKGVWLAMAAEVAAIRATAGTGAIVNNSSVGSLRANPELPAYGAMKRAVNSLTESAAVTYGPEGIRVNAIAPGNTLTEMIRAWEEESPGLQDRLTALTPLRRAADPGEIAEAAAWLLSDRASFVTGTVLRVDGGARA; this comes from the coding sequence ATGAGCCCTGCTCACGGGCGCAGGCTCGCTGCCATGGAGAACAACACACAGACCGTCGGGACATCCGCCTCGGCCGCTCCCGGCCTGCTGGCGGGCAAGGTCGCCTTCGTGACGGGTGCCGGGCGCGGGATCGGCGCCGCCGCGGCCCGGCTCTTCGCCCGGGAAGGGGCCCGGGTGCTGCTCGCGGCCCGTACGGAGGCCCAGCTGAAGGCGGTGACCGAGGAGATCCGGGCGGCGGGCGGCACCGCGGACTTCGTGGTGTGCGATCTCGCCGAGCCGGAGAGCGTACGGGCCGCGGTGGACCGTGCCGTCGGCCTCCACGGCCGCCTCGACATCGCCTTCAACAACGGGGCGACGATCCAGCGGCCCGGCCCGCTGGACGAGCTGCCGGAGGCCGACTTCGACCACGTCTACACGGTGAACCTCAAGGGCGTGTGGCTGGCCATGGCCGCGGAGGTCGCCGCCATCCGGGCGACCGCCGGGACGGGCGCCATCGTCAACAACTCGTCCGTCGGCAGCCTGCGGGCCAACCCCGAACTGCCCGCGTACGGCGCGATGAAGCGGGCGGTGAACAGCCTGACGGAGTCGGCCGCCGTGACGTACGGACCCGAGGGGATCCGGGTCAACGCCATCGCACCCGGCAACACGCTGACCGAGATGATCCGGGCCTGGGAGGAGGAGTCGCCCGGACTCCAGGACCGGCTCACGGCCCTGACGCCGCTGCGCCGCGCGGCCGACCCCGGGGAGATCGCCGAGGCCGCCGCCTGGCTGCTGAGCGACCGCGCCTCCTTCGTGACCGGCACGGTGCTGCGGGTCGACGGCGGCGCTCGGGCCTGA
- a CDS encoding helix-turn-helix transcriptional regulator — translation MDRTELAAFLRSRRERIGPADVGLPAGPRRRTPGLRREEVAQLAYISTEYYTRLEQARGPRPSREVLTGLARALRLTDAERDHLHLLAGAPVEPPPGPPREVRQSILDLVDRLPGSAAFVTSATLEVLAWNELAAALMEDFSALPRRDRNLARRAFLGPRPGGRRLYGVSDADAFARHAARRLRTAAARYPDDPEVTGLIRELLDGSEEFARLWASRDVAVAPTLRKTFQHPLVGAVTVNCDALDLTDRDQQVVIYTAVPGSRSEEALRLLSVIGTQRMDAPR, via the coding sequence GTGGACAGAACGGAACTGGCGGCCTTCCTGCGCAGCCGGCGCGAGCGGATCGGCCCCGCCGACGTGGGCCTGCCCGCCGGGCCGCGCCGCCGCACACCGGGCCTGCGCCGCGAGGAGGTGGCGCAGCTGGCGTACATCTCGACCGAGTACTACACCCGGCTGGAGCAGGCCCGAGGCCCGCGCCCGTCCCGTGAGGTGCTGACCGGGCTGGCCCGGGCCCTGCGGCTGACGGACGCCGAACGCGACCACCTCCACCTCCTGGCCGGCGCCCCGGTGGAGCCGCCGCCCGGACCCCCGCGCGAGGTGCGGCAGAGCATCCTCGATCTGGTGGACCGGCTGCCGGGGTCCGCCGCCTTCGTCACCTCCGCCACGCTGGAGGTGCTCGCCTGGAACGAGCTGGCGGCCGCCCTCATGGAGGACTTCTCGGCTCTGCCCCGCCGCGACCGCAACCTCGCCCGCCGGGCCTTCCTCGGGCCGCGCCCCGGGGGACGCCGGCTGTACGGCGTGTCCGACGCCGACGCGTTCGCCCGCCACGCGGCCCGGCGGCTGCGCACCGCCGCGGCCCGCTACCCGGACGATCCCGAGGTGACCGGGCTGATCCGTGAACTCCTCGACGGCAGCGAGGAGTTCGCCCGGCTGTGGGCCTCCCGCGACGTGGCCGTGGCACCCACCCTGCGCAAGACCTTCCAGCACCCGCTGGTCGGGGCGGTCACCGTCAACTGCGACGCCCTCGACCTCACCGACCGGGACCAGCAGGTCGTCATCTACACCGCCGTCCCCGGTTCGCGTTCCGAGGAGGCGCTCCGGCTGCTGTCGGTCATCGGCACCCAGCGCATGGACGCCCCCCGCTGA
- a CDS encoding NADase-type glycan-binding domain-containing protein yields the protein MRACPACGASNDPADDFCGNCGAYLGWSEEGSRDTSAPPAAPEPPAPPAPAADETAASRPSTSRTSPSPAPRTSSLRTRLTGRSRRSSDDTPEPERAQEALAPVAPVPASPVTDGPPGDNDLTEGASSGQGIGAGGAERGADEQGPTTSRTPDTASTPSGTPDTATAPPPAPAPPVRPAAPAPPVHPAASVSTPSSPPQSEDVGPVQPAKPVAPRPVVRAAAVPEEEVSGVPCPVCGTPNPPGRRFCRRCASLLTPAADRAPLPWWRTIWPLRRRVRAGSGRWIRVLVTLAVILALCVGGFFLLPAGRALFEDTRDKLGGVKAVTPVAVHASAEVPGHPAKNTTDGLSNRYWGAPGAGASITYTFGKPFRMVDLIITNGASNEPEEYDREARALRMDMEVTSADGTVHRKEIDLGDKAGWQTVTTGIDDVVKVRLVLGSVTGLTARRHVAVAEVEFFQRS from the coding sequence ATGCGCGCCTGTCCCGCGTGCGGGGCGTCCAACGACCCCGCTGACGACTTCTGCGGCAACTGCGGGGCCTACCTGGGCTGGTCCGAGGAGGGTTCGCGCGATACGTCCGCCCCGCCGGCCGCACCGGAACCGCCGGCCCCACCCGCCCCGGCGGCCGACGAAACCGCCGCTTCCCGTCCTTCGACGTCCCGCACGTCACCCTCTCCCGCACCCCGTACCTCGTCCCTGCGGACCAGGCTGACGGGGCGGTCCCGGCGGAGTTCGGACGACACGCCCGAGCCGGAGCGAGCCCAGGAGGCCCTGGCTCCGGTGGCCCCGGTGCCGGCATCACCGGTCACGGACGGGCCCCCGGGAGACAACGACCTTACAGAGGGCGCGAGTTCGGGCCAAGGGATCGGCGCGGGTGGCGCGGAACGCGGTGCGGACGAGCAGGGCCCCACCACATCCCGCACCCCCGACACCGCCTCCACCCCGTCCGGCACCCCCGACACCGCCACCGCGCCCCCGCCCGCTCCGGCTCCGCCGGTCCGCCCGGCCGCACCTGCCCCTCCGGTCCACCCCGCCGCCTCCGTCTCGACGCCGTCCTCGCCGCCGCAGTCCGAGGACGTCGGGCCCGTGCAGCCCGCGAAGCCGGTCGCACCGCGTCCTGTCGTGCGGGCGGCGGCCGTGCCGGAGGAGGAGGTGTCCGGTGTGCCGTGCCCGGTGTGCGGCACACCCAATCCGCCCGGCCGCCGGTTCTGCCGCCGCTGTGCGAGCCTGCTCACCCCGGCGGCGGACCGGGCGCCGCTGCCCTGGTGGCGGACCATCTGGCCGCTGCGGCGCCGGGTGCGGGCGGGGTCCGGGCGGTGGATCCGGGTGCTGGTCACCCTGGCCGTGATCCTGGCGCTGTGCGTGGGCGGGTTCTTCCTGCTGCCCGCCGGGCGCGCCCTGTTCGAGGACACCCGCGACAAACTCGGCGGCGTCAAGGCCGTCACTCCGGTGGCCGTCCACGCGAGTGCCGAGGTGCCCGGCCATCCGGCGAAGAACACCACGGACGGGCTCAGCAACCGCTACTGGGGCGCACCCGGCGCGGGGGCCTCGATCACGTACACCTTCGGCAAGCCGTTCCGGATGGTCGACCTCATCATCACGAACGGCGCGTCGAACGAGCCCGAGGAGTACGACCGTGAGGCGCGGGCGCTCCGGATGGACATGGAGGTCACGTCGGCCGACGGGACGGTGCACCGCAAGGAGATCGACCTCGGCGACAAGGCGGGATGGCAGACCGTCACGACCGGGATCGACGACGTGGTGAAGGTGCGGCTGGTGCTGGGGTCGGTCACCGGGCTCACGGCTCGGCGTCATGTCGCCGTCGCCGAGGTGGAGTTCTTCCAGCGGAGCTGA
- a CDS encoding phage tail protein, translating into MSRAAVPGLPSRHPIGGLLPALYADDDFAQRFTAGLDTVLAPVFATLDNLPAYLDPRIAPLDFVAWLASWVGADDDPGWPAELRREAVVRAVELHRRRGTRRGLVERLWLTLGVNADVSGDGTAVWSRTAGADLPPEPSEEVLVRVWPGRDPEVDEGRVREVVRSLCPVHVSCRVEILPGPPADEGR; encoded by the coding sequence ATGAGCCGCGCCGCCGTACCCGGCCTGCCGAGCCGGCACCCCATCGGCGGGCTGCTGCCCGCGCTGTACGCCGACGACGATTTCGCCCAGCGCTTCACCGCCGGTCTGGACACGGTCCTCGCCCCGGTGTTCGCCACCCTCGACAATCTGCCCGCCTATCTCGACCCGCGCATCGCGCCGCTCGACTTCGTGGCCTGGCTGGCGTCCTGGGTGGGCGCCGACGACGACCCCGGGTGGCCTGCTGAACTGCGCCGCGAGGCGGTCGTCCGCGCGGTGGAGCTGCACCGGCGGCGCGGCACCCGGCGCGGGCTGGTCGAGCGGCTGTGGCTCACCCTCGGGGTGAACGCCGACGTCAGCGGCGACGGCACGGCGGTGTGGTCCCGCACCGCGGGCGCCGACCTGCCCCCGGAGCCGTCCGAAGAGGTACTGGTCCGGGTGTGGCCGGGCCGCGACCCGGAGGTGGACGAGGGCCGGGTCCGGGAGGTCGTCCGGTCCCTGTGTCCGGTGCATGTCTCGTGCCGGGTGGAGATCCTGCCCGGCCCGCCCGCCGACGAAGGGAGGTGA